A stretch of the Neodiprion lecontei isolate iyNeoLeco1 chromosome 4, iyNeoLeco1.1, whole genome shotgun sequence genome encodes the following:
- the LOC124294267 gene encoding uncharacterized protein LOC124294267 yields MTTTTTTQRCGRVGLLVLFMEQRFSKEAFSAQRKAIIFTSTEISLDNTANPDGLPVGTTYSTVGGDETSLGENRGCSVEPAHANANAPAYAHIKVLYPAGPKRTERMCRYRFPLLLEDENGNSRPRAIRRCPDVLAVGSEGLSSSTRSTLAKVTGVENPDSRNIFSRLTCSLRNESINSKYLYLSK; encoded by the exons atgacgacgacgacgacgacacaACGATGCGGTCGCGTCGGTCTCCTTGTTCTCTTTATGGAGCAACGTTTCTCGAAG GAGGCCTTCTCAGCTCAACGGAaggcaattatttttacaagcACCGAAATATCTCTGGACAACACTGCCAACCCCG ACGGACTTCCGGTAGGGACGACTTACTCGACTGTCGGAGGCGACGAGACTAGCTTAGGCGAGAATCGAGGATGCAGCGTGGAGCCAGCACACGCAAACGCAAACGCACCCGCCTATGCACACATCAAGGTACTCTACCCCGCCGGTCCGAAGCGGACAGAGCGCATGTGCCGCTATCGATTCCCTTTGCTCCTGGAGGATGAGAACGGGAACTCTCGTCCGCGTGCTATACGCCGATGCCCGGACGTTCTTGCTGTAGGAAGCGAAGGATTATCATCGTCAACCAGGTCAACCCTTGCTAAAGTTACGGGCGTCGAAAATCCAGACTCTCGTAACATTTTCAGTAGGTTAACCTGTTCACTTCGAAATGAAAGTATCAACTCAAAATACCTTTATCTGAGTAAATAA